From the Pirellulales bacterium genome, one window contains:
- a CDS encoding autotransporter domain-containing protein — MSGKRLRIGPIVGLMVSITALSGAIARAQVWTGGGADDLWSDNANWSAPPTNDGTAPIHMAGSTRTTPDVDSPWSILSLTFDSGASAFTLHDMQLTIGSGGVTNNSSNTQIIDNAIVLNNPQTWNAASGDLTFGSTVNLNGNPLIISGSNDTTIMGAISGAGGITKNGAGTLFLDADNSGETGTVTLNAGTIQAGAANALPDVTYNISGGTLNFAGFNSDLGDVTNTGGSITLGGATSTFNSLNQSNSSSLTLGGGTLTVTNAATISGGTVDAGGGTLNFSSTATISGGTVTIGSGGNLNVTGATTFSGGSISLSGGTANLASLAESNSAAFSTGTGGTATLTGALTLNDSSSFDVTGGSATVGSLSGTSSSALLNLGTNGTFNDGTTTSDTYAGSLTSAGGSLVLNGAGGGSLTLTNTGNAADFSSGTVNIGVGNTFNGGTGDAGSLPTADYTVNGTLNANSVSFTANSLNGTTAGAAVNLGGATMTIDNTTGTPSYAGTISGTTGSSIVMQAGTQTLAGNISNVDSIVGNGGTLTANGNISGDTAVTANSGSTIVLGGTNTYTGGTTLNSGGTVSISSDANLGGTSSNGAVTFSGGTLEVTGNTLHNLDNHTINNTTFNGGFDIDDVANSFTVSQSLSGSGSLSKSGDGTLVLSGTNTYSGGTTVTDGTLQGTTTSLQGNITATSPGTVDFSQSTNGTYAGAISGTGNVVIDANSSTVTFTGSNNYSGTTTIDSGTLQIGNAGTTGALGTGAVTDNGTLVFDRTDSVTVANAIGGGGDLTQKGTGLLTLSGVSNYSGVTNVNAGQLNVDGSITSATTVASGATLGGIGTISNSVNNSGTLTPGNASNLTGTLSVTGTYTFAAPGTTMNVSVNDNNAQNVSQLAVTGNAQLDDSKLHVDLSSGNFDKTGATHYTFLTASTGISGSFASADTTNIFVTATLHPEANDIYFTLSNNFAAPGVTFNQIQVGKYITNNDTNTNTDFQALITALNGITNASQARAALTQLSGDIHPTLAQLTVNDTNIVIGQIAARLRAAPFVPGGALAVADDGSPTRPGSAPIALVSAGPDGEPELQSCPDDCGSHWSAWGIGYGMGGSADSDGNATGAAFGMGGVVAGLERWEDDCHLLGFYGAYVGAGANTENGQNATINGGQFGAYVFADDGFNYYTLLGGFEFDGDTTNRNLSINGLTSGNTSDYTDWQSFVYAERGMSFQSCNYVVQPFAAVQYIYVRQNDFTETGGSNTAVNLSGSSDTTNSLRTMVGARLQYAMINHAGRRTLPEIHAMWLHEYLDADTSLTATMVPVGGSPFIVRGLDMGRDWGVMGASFTWEMLDGWSMFVNYDLQTNTQVTYNTGSGGLGYRW, encoded by the coding sequence ATGAGCGGGAAACGACTTCGGATCGGGCCAATCGTGGGTCTGATGGTTTCCATCACGGCACTAAGTGGCGCCATCGCCCGTGCCCAAGTCTGGACCGGCGGCGGCGCTGACGACTTGTGGAGCGATAACGCCAACTGGTCAGCTCCTCCGACAAACGACGGCACTGCGCCGATCCATATGGCCGGAAGCACGCGGACCACGCCCGATGTCGATTCCCCCTGGAGCATTTTGTCGCTCACATTTGACTCCGGCGCCAGTGCATTCACGCTCCACGATATGCAGTTGACGATTGGCAGTGGCGGGGTTACCAACAACAGCTCCAATACGCAAATCATCGACAATGCCATTGTGCTCAACAATCCGCAAACCTGGAACGCCGCCAGCGGCGATTTGACGTTCGGCAGCACGGTCAATTTGAACGGAAACCCGTTGATTATAAGTGGGTCAAATGACACGACTATTATGGGCGCTATTAGCGGCGCTGGTGGAATCACCAAAAACGGCGCCGGCACGCTGTTCCTCGACGCTGACAATAGCGGCGAAACGGGCACCGTCACCCTCAACGCCGGAACCATTCAGGCCGGCGCGGCGAATGCTTTACCCGATGTGACCTATAACATTTCCGGCGGCACCCTCAATTTTGCCGGTTTCAATTCCGATTTGGGCGATGTGACCAATACCGGCGGATCCATTACTTTAGGTGGCGCCACGTCGACCTTCAATTCGCTCAATCAATCCAACAGCAGCAGTCTTACCCTCGGCGGCGGAACCTTAACCGTTACCAATGCAGCCACCATATCCGGCGGCACGGTTGATGCCGGCGGCGGAACCTTGAACTTCTCGAGTACGGCCACCATATCCGGCGGCACGGTGACCATCGGCAGTGGCGGAAATTTGAACGTCACTGGCGCGACGACCTTCTCCGGCGGTTCCATTTCTTTGTCCGGCGGAACTGCTAACTTGGCTTCGCTCGCCGAAAGCAACAGCGCTGCGTTCAGCACTGGCACAGGCGGCACGGCCACCCTTACCGGAGCGTTAACTCTCAACGACAGCAGCTCCTTCGATGTCACCGGCGGCTCGGCCACCGTGGGCTCGCTCAGCGGCACCAGTAGCTCTGCACTCCTGAACCTTGGCACCAATGGCACGTTTAACGACGGCACCACCACCAGCGACACGTATGCTGGCTCGCTTACCAGCGCTGGCGGTTCTTTGGTGCTGAACGGCGCTGGCGGCGGATCGCTCACTCTGACAAACACAGGGAACGCTGCAGATTTCTCCAGCGGCACGGTCAACATCGGGGTCGGCAACACGTTCAACGGCGGCACTGGCGACGCCGGCTCGCTGCCCACGGCCGATTACACCGTCAATGGCACGTTGAACGCCAACAGTGTAAGTTTTACCGCGAACTCTCTGAACGGCACCACAGCAGGAGCCGCTGTGAACTTAGGCGGCGCCACGATGACCATCGACAACACCACCGGTACGCCAAGTTACGCGGGAACGATTAGCGGCACCACCGGTTCCTCTATCGTGATGCAAGCGGGCACACAAACGTTGGCTGGCAACATTTCCAACGTCGACTCGATTGTCGGCAACGGCGGCACGCTTACCGCGAACGGAAACATCTCCGGCGACACAGCAGTCACCGCCAACAGTGGCAGCACCATTGTCTTAGGCGGTACAAACACCTACACCGGCGGCACCACCCTCAACTCCGGCGGCACCGTCTCGATTTCCAGCGATGCCAATCTCGGCGGCACCTCCAGCAATGGCGCGGTCACCTTCAGCGGTGGCACCTTGGAAGTTACCGGCAACACACTTCATAATTTGGACAACCACACGATTAACAACACGACTTTCAACGGCGGCTTTGATATTGACGACGTCGCCAACTCTTTCACCGTGAGCCAAAGCCTCAGTGGCAGCGGTTCGCTTTCCAAATCGGGCGATGGCACCCTGGTGCTGTCCGGCACGAATACCTATTCCGGCGGAACAACCGTGACCGACGGCACCCTGCAAGGCACCACCACCAGCCTGCAAGGGAACATTACGGCCACCAGCCCCGGTACAGTCGATTTCAGCCAAAGCACCAATGGCACCTATGCCGGAGCGATCAGCGGCACAGGCAACGTCGTGATCGATGCCAATTCCTCCACGGTTACGTTTACCGGGAGCAATAACTATTCGGGAACCACCACCATCGATTCCGGCACCTTGCAAATTGGCAATGCCGGCACAACGGGCGCGCTGGGCACCGGCGCTGTTACGGACAATGGCACTTTGGTGTTCGATCGAACCGATTCCGTGACGGTCGCCAACGCCATTGGCGGCGGCGGCGACTTGACGCAGAAAGGAACCGGCCTGCTCACGTTATCCGGCGTCAGTAATTACAGCGGCGTAACCAATGTCAACGCCGGTCAATTGAACGTCGACGGAAGTATCACCAGCGCTACCACCGTGGCCTCTGGTGCAACCTTGGGCGGCATCGGCACCATTAGCAATAGCGTGAACAATAGCGGCACTTTGACCCCGGGCAACGCCAGCAACTTGACCGGCACTCTTAGCGTCACCGGCACCTACACGTTCGCTGCGCCCGGCACCACCATGAACGTGTCGGTGAATGACAACAATGCCCAAAACGTAAGCCAATTGGCGGTAACCGGAAACGCTCAGCTAGACGATTCGAAGCTGCACGTCGATTTGTCTTCTGGCAATTTCGATAAGACCGGCGCAACGCATTACACATTCTTGACGGCCAGCACCGGCATCAGCGGAAGTTTTGCCAGCGCCGATACCACAAACATCTTTGTGACGGCCACCCTGCACCCGGAAGCTAACGACATCTACTTCACGTTGTCCAACAATTTTGCGGCTCCGGGAGTAACGTTCAACCAAATTCAGGTGGGCAAATATATCACCAATAATGACACCAATACCAATACCGATTTCCAGGCGCTCATCACGGCGCTGAACGGCATCACCAATGCCAGCCAAGCCCGTGCCGCCCTCACGCAACTCAGCGGCGACATTCATCCCACGCTGGCCCAATTGACGGTCAACGACACCAATATCGTCATTGGCCAAATTGCTGCCCGGTTACGGGCCGCTCCATTCGTTCCCGGCGGCGCGTTGGCCGTGGCCGACGATGGCTCGCCTACTCGGCCTGGCTCAGCTCCCATCGCCTTGGTTAGCGCCGGACCTGACGGTGAGCCGGAGCTGCAAAGCTGCCCGGACGATTGTGGCTCGCACTGGTCAGCCTGGGGAATTGGCTACGGCATGGGCGGCAGCGCCGACTCCGATGGCAACGCCACCGGCGCGGCCTTCGGCATGGGTGGCGTGGTTGCCGGGTTGGAACGCTGGGAAGACGATTGCCATCTACTGGGCTTCTACGGCGCTTACGTGGGCGCCGGCGCCAATACCGAAAACGGCCAAAATGCCACCATCAATGGTGGTCAGTTCGGCGCTTATGTTTTCGCCGACGATGGCTTCAATTATTACACCCTGCTGGGCGGCTTCGAATTCGATGGCGATACCACCAATCGAAACCTTTCCATCAACGGACTGACTAGCGGGAACACCTCCGACTATACCGATTGGCAATCGTTCGTGTACGCAGAACGCGGCATGAGCTTCCAATCTTGCAATTATGTGGTCCAACCCTTCGCGGCTGTCCAATACATCTATGTCCGACAAAACGACTTTACCGAAACCGGAGGTTCCAACACCGCGGTGAATCTGAGCGGCAGCAGCGATACCACCAATTCCCTCCGCACCATGGTGGGCGCCCGCCTGCAGTATGCCATGATCAACCACGCCGGTCGCCGGACGCTGCCGGAAATTCATGCCATGTGGCTCCACGAATACTTAGATGCCGACACCAGTCTCACCGCGACGATGGTTCCCGTGGGTGGTTCGCCTTTCATCGTCCGCGGCCTGGACATGGGCCGGGATTGGGGTGTCATGGGCGCCAGCTTCACTTGGGAAATGCTTGACGGATGGAGCATGTTTGTGAATTACGACTTGCAGACCAATACCCAAGTGACCTACAACACCGGCTCCGGCGGTCTCGGTTACCGCTGGTAG